In the genome of Microvirga lotononidis, one region contains:
- a CDS encoding ribbon-helix-helix domain-containing protein has protein sequence MFEAPNHYERRAKYPEVVTTRVPTELREAVKQIAAQEDVSMHEFIRRAIGERIQRFGNGMNGEDAIPSFGARA, from the coding sequence ATGTTCGAAGCTCCAAATCATTACGAGCGTCGGGCCAAGTACCCTGAAGTTGTTACGACGCGGGTTCCTACCGAACTTCGTGAGGCGGTGAAGCAGATTGCCGCCCAAGAAGACGTCTCGATGCACGAGTTCATCCGTCGCGCCATCGGCGAGAGGATCCAGCGCTTCGGGAACGGCATGAACGGCGAGGATGCCATTCCCTCGTTTGGCGCCAGGGCCTGA